The region CGATCAAATTGTTCCTTTAACTGAGTTTCTCGTCAGTTGTGGCGCTAAACCCATGTATGCGATCACTGGAACAGCTTCCAAATATTTCACCACGCGCTGTAAAGAAATCTTGGAAGAGTGGGTTCCCGATGCGATCGTCAAAGATGATACGGATCTGTTCTATCTACATCAACTGATCAAGACTAATCCTGTGGATCTACTCATTACCAACGTTTATGGCAAATATATTGCCCGTGCGGAAGATATTCCCCTAGTCCGGTTTGGTTGGCCGATCTTAGACCGTGTCGGTCACAGTTTCTTCCCCTCTGTTGGCTATAAGGGCAGTATGCATCTGTTGTGCGACATCATTAATACGATTTTGGAACGCAAAGATCGGGATGACCCCGATGAAATCTTTGAGTTAGCTCTGTAATATTAATTGCTCAAGGGTGAGAGGGTATGGTCTAGATCCCCCAACCCCGTATTCGTGTCAGCAACAGCCGATTCAGGTCGGCTCTGTCTCAACCTTTGTGTCTAAATCAGGAGGATATCATGAGTAAACTAACGAAACCCGAACACCACATTTTTGTTTGTAATTCTTTTAGAACCAAGGGAGAAGCTCAGGGCGTTTGCAACAAGAAGAAAGCGGTAAGTTTAATTCAGTATCTTGAAAATGAATTGGTCGATCGCGGACTCGATAATGTCCTAGTCTCTTCTACCGGTTGTCTGAAACTCTGCGATCATGGCCCCGTGATGATGGTCTATCCCGACAACTATTGGTATGGGGAAGTGGATGAAGATGCGATCGATGAAATTCTCGATGCACTTGAAGACAATCAACCGGCTGAAGAATACTTATTTGCCACTTAAAGCCATCCCTATAGCAGAGAAAGAGTTGGTGAGGACAGTTAGATTATGGTTTTAGGCAATAGGCAATAGGCAATAGACAGTATCCTAACTCTCCCTTCTTCTCTATACAAGTCAGGTTGGGGACAGCCATAACCTCCCTTTGTCAAGGAAGATTTATACCCTCAAGGGCGCAAGCCATGCGCCCTTCCTTATTACTTCTCATTCGGACAAAATTATGACTGGAATTTTAAGAGAGCGAGAGAAACAAATTCACCGCAAAGGAAATAGCCCTTTTGAGTTTGCTTGCAATAAAGAAAGCTTGGCGGGTGCGGTTAGCCAAAGAGCTTGTGTTTTCTGTGGTTCTCGCGTCGTTCTTTACCCCATTGCCGATGCCATTCATTTGGTTCATGGCCCCATTGGTTGTGCGGCGTATACTTGGGATATTCGTGGCGCGCTCTCTTCCGGCCCAGAATTACATCGACTCAGTTTTTCCACAGATTTACAAGAGCGAGATGTGATTTTTGGCGGTGAGAAAAAACTCGACCAAGCCCTATGTGAATTAATCGATCGTCATCATCCCAATGGTGCATTTGTCTATTCAACTTGTATTGTGGGTATTATTGGAGACGACTTAGAAGGAATTTGTAAACGAGTTAGCCAAGAAAAAGGCATTCCGGTTATTCCCGTACAGTCCGAAGGCTTTAAGGGGAATAAACGAGCCGGATATAATGCCGCTTGTCGAGCCATGTTTCGCTTAGTGGGCATGGGCGATACCACCGGCATTTCTCCCCACAGTATTAATATTTTGGGTGACTTTAACTTGGCTGGAGAGATTTGGATTATCCGTGAATATTTTGAGCGAATAGGCATTCAAGTAGTCGCTAATATTACTGGGGATGGACGGATCAAAGACATTCAGCGATCGCATGGTGCAGCCTTGAATGTGGTGCAGTGTTCTGGGGCAACCCTGGACTTAGCCAAAATGATGCAAGAAGACTATGATGTTCCCTTCCTGCGAGTCTCTTATTTTGGCATTGAAGATATGGCAGAAGCCTTATATTCAGTTGCTCGGTTCTTCGATGACGATCCCACCATTTTGCAACGAGCGCAAGAGTTAGTGCGCTCTGAATTATCCACCCTTTATGGACAGTTGAACGAATACCGCAAAGACTTAGAAGGAAAAACCGCAGCCATTTATGTCGGTGGTGCATTTAAAGCCTTTTCCTTAGTCAAAGCCTTCCGGTTATTGGGTATGGATGTGGTCATGGTCGGGTCACAAACAGGAACTAAAGCAGATTATCAAGAACTGCATGAAATTACCGATGAAGGAACCATTATTGTTGATGATTCTAATCCCTTAGAATTATCTGGTTTTTTGAAAGAAAAGGATGTGGATATTTTTGTTGGTGGAGTCAAAGAGCGCCCCATTGCCTATAAATTGGGGATTGGCTTCTGCGACCACAACCACGAACGAAAAGAAGCCCTGGAAGGATTTGTTGGAATGCTCAATTTTGCTAAAGAAGTTCACTCTACGGTGATGTCTCCCATTTGGCAATTTGTGCCTCGACGTAACCAACCGGAGTAATCGACAAATTTTGATCGTTGCAATTTGGGAGAGGGAAAAATCATGGGTAAAATAAAAATTAAGCAGAAAACCGAGGCTTATGTCTCTACAACCAATGCCTGCAAACTCTGTAAACCTCTAGGAGCTTGTATTGCTTTTCGAGGCATAGAAGGATGCGTTCCCTTCTTGCATGGATCTCAAGGCTGTGCGACGTATATGCGCCGTTATATTATTAGTCATTTCCGAGAACCGATTGATATTGCCTCGTCTTCTCTGAGTGAAAAACATGCTGTCTATGGGGGCGGGCCAAACTTGAAAAAAGGTATTCTCAATGTGATGGAGAAATACCATCCCGATGTCGTGGGAATTGCCACCACTTGTTTAACGGAAACCATCGGCGATGATGTGAGACGATTCTTATTGGAATTTCAAGAAGAATTTGGCCAAGAAGAGGATCCATTACCGACTTTGGTACGGGTGGCAACTCCGAGCTATAGTGGCACTCACGCGGAAGGATTTCATGCCACGGTTAAAGCAGTCATTGAACAATTGGTGGGGGTAGAAAGTTCAGCTCCTTCCGTTTCCTGTTCCCTGAATGTATTGCCGGGTTTAGTTTCTCCGGCAGATCTGCGCTATCTGCGAGAAGTTGTGCAAGATTTTGGCATTAAAGCTACAATTTTACCTGATTTTTCCGATACATTGGATGGGCCAGCGCAACTGGATTATCTGACGATTCCAGAAGGTGGAACCCCGGTTGCTGAGATTCGCGCGATGGATCGGGCGATCGCCACTTTGGAATTCGGACGAGTCTTAGAAGGCACGGGCAGCACTGGAGGAGAAGTGTTGCGCGAGCGTTTTAACCTACCATTGCA is a window of Roseofilum reptotaenium CS-1145 DNA encoding:
- a CDS encoding (2Fe-2S) ferredoxin domain-containing protein, whose translation is MSKLTKPEHHIFVCNSFRTKGEAQGVCNKKKAVSLIQYLENELVDRGLDNVLVSSTGCLKLCDHGPVMMVYPDNYWYGEVDEDAIDEILDALEDNQPAEEYLFAT
- the nifE gene encoding nitrogenase iron-molybdenum cofactor biosynthesis protein NifE; the encoded protein is MTGILREREKQIHRKGNSPFEFACNKESLAGAVSQRACVFCGSRVVLYPIADAIHLVHGPIGCAAYTWDIRGALSSGPELHRLSFSTDLQERDVIFGGEKKLDQALCELIDRHHPNGAFVYSTCIVGIIGDDLEGICKRVSQEKGIPVIPVQSEGFKGNKRAGYNAACRAMFRLVGMGDTTGISPHSINILGDFNLAGEIWIIREYFERIGIQVVANITGDGRIKDIQRSHGAALNVVQCSGATLDLAKMMQEDYDVPFLRVSYFGIEDMAEALYSVARFFDDDPTILQRAQELVRSELSTLYGQLNEYRKDLEGKTAAIYVGGAFKAFSLVKAFRLLGMDVVMVGSQTGTKADYQELHEITDEGTIIVDDSNPLELSGFLKEKDVDIFVGGVKERPIAYKLGIGFCDHNHERKEALEGFVGMLNFAKEVHSTVMSPIWQFVPRRNQPE
- a CDS encoding nitrogenase component 1 — its product is MGKIKIKQKTEAYVSTTNACKLCKPLGACIAFRGIEGCVPFLHGSQGCATYMRRYIISHFREPIDIASSSLSEKHAVYGGGPNLKKGILNVMEKYHPDVVGIATTCLTETIGDDVRRFLLEFQEEFGQEEDPLPTLVRVATPSYSGTHAEGFHATVKAVIEQLVGVESSAPSVSCSLNVLPGLVSPADLRYLREVVQDFGIKATILPDFSDTLDGPAQLDYLTIPEGGTPVAEIRAMDRAIATLEFGRVLEGTGSTGGEVLRERFNLPLHPLGLPIGLRESDRFFNLLQELTGQPIPQIHASERGRLVDAYVDAHKYLFGKRAVVYGEEDLVVGLTAFLTEIGVKPILCASGGNSGQLAAAIEAVTAEIVREPVPVRDNVDFYEIGEQIDRIQPDLIIGTSKGYPIARKHQIPMIRVGFPIHDRFGGQRLLHLGYRGTQRLLDQIVNAIIDKKQADSPVGYGYL